Proteins encoded together in one Anaerococcus murdochii window:
- a CDS encoding ABC transporter permease: MLSNRKNKPIYSIIAIMLFLGIWQISSMLVANDLFLPSAIDVATSFIKSFVSPIGRETMPIHIISSLYRVLVGFSLSLLVGILLGVGMGFSKTIESIFYPIFEFIRPIPPLAWIPMSIIWFGLSDMSKFFIIFLGSFSFVTLNTYEGTKNVDKELIGAALMLGASKTQVFFKVVLPASVPDIFAGIQIGVTSAWSSVVGAEMVRSDNGVGWIIVRGMNKGDTIQIMVGMLAIGLVGFLLVQLTSFIERRLLVWNNKN; encoded by the coding sequence ATGTTGAGTAATAGAAAAAACAAACCTATTTATAGTATTATAGCAATAATGTTGTTTTTGGGCATATGGCAAATATCTAGTATGCTTGTTGCAAATGATTTGTTTTTACCTTCTGCTATAGATGTAGCTACAAGTTTCATTAAATCGTTTGTTAGCCCTATCGGTAGAGAAACTATGCCAATTCATATTATAAGTAGTTTATATAGGGTTTTGGTAGGGTTTTCTTTATCATTATTAGTTGGAATTTTACTGGGTGTAGGAATGGGATTTTCAAAGACAATTGAATCTATTTTTTACCCAATATTCGAATTTATAAGACCTATACCTCCTTTAGCTTGGATACCTATGTCTATAATATGGTTCGGATTATCTGACATGAGCAAGTTTTTTATCATATTCTTAGGAAGTTTTTCATTTGTCACACTTAATACTTATGAGGGAACTAAAAATGTAGATAAGGAATTAATTGGTGCAGCATTAATGCTTGGTGCATCAAAAACTCAAGTTTTCTTTAAAGTTGTATTACCTGCGTCTGTACCAGATATATTTGCTGGAATACAGATTGGTGTAACATCTGCGTGGTCGTCAGTAGTTGGTGCTGAGATGGTTAGATCAGATAATGGTGTTGGATGGATTATAGTTAGAGGTATGAATAAGGGTGATACAATTCAAATTATGGTAGGAATGTTAGCTATAGGTTTAGTTGGATTCTTACTTGTTCAGTTAACTTCATTTATTGAGAGGAGACTTCTTGTATGGAACAACAAAAACTAG
- a CDS encoding ABC transporter substrate-binding protein: MKKNGMLSKFAMMLAVALLATSCSSSKKNEKAVEKNDTDQVLRVAINPYLNSLPNIIIQQNKLDEKYGFKMETTMFSSGATMNEALAADEWDVGEMGAAAVTGVANYDMLVIGEVLESLDGLGIFAKPDSEIAKSTPANSSIKDIKGNADTVKGKTISLPVGTAQHFTTLKWLGEIGLTSDDVNIVNMDSAQAYQSLVAGEVDLTALNVPTFLKAKEDGMVEVGNLANLGTRYVDMICANRKIVENNPELVEKYLKAFFEANEIIESDKDKAADIMYEWLKSEGSETSKEDNLADLKRANYFNYDQMKERVKDGKFGNFAKELGNFYIQQGQLLEEDSEKFDNNIIDKFFK, encoded by the coding sequence ATGAAGAAAAATGGAATGTTGTCAAAATTTGCTATGATGCTAGCTGTTGCACTTTTAGCAACATCATGTTCTAGTAGTAAGAAGAATGAGAAGGCTGTTGAAAAAAATGATACAGATCAAGTTTTAAGGGTAGCTATAAATCCTTATTTAAATAGCTTGCCAAACATTATTATTCAACAAAACAAATTAGATGAAAAATATGGATTTAAGATGGAAACTACAATGTTTTCTTCAGGAGCAACAATGAATGAAGCTTTAGCGGCTGATGAATGGGATGTTGGTGAAATGGGAGCTGCAGCAGTTACTGGTGTTGCAAATTATGATATGTTAGTCATTGGTGAAGTATTAGAATCATTGGATGGACTAGGTATATTTGCTAAACCAGATAGTGAAATTGCTAAGTCAACCCCTGCTAACTCTTCAATAAAAGATATTAAGGGGAACGCCGATACTGTAAAAGGAAAAACAATATCACTACCAGTTGGTACAGCTCAACACTTTACAACTTTGAAATGGCTAGGTGAAATTGGTTTAACATCTGACGATGTTAATATTGTAAATATGGATTCTGCTCAAGCATATCAATCTTTGGTTGCAGGAGAAGTAGATTTAACAGCATTAAATGTTCCTACATTTTTAAAAGCAAAAGAAGATGGAATGGTAGAAGTTGGTAATTTAGCTAACTTAGGTACAAGATATGTTGATATGATATGCGCTAATAGAAAAATTGTGGAAAATAATCCTGAATTAGTTGAAAAATATTTAAAAGCTTTTTTTGAAGCAAATGAAATTATCGAATCAGATAAAGATAAAGCAGCTGATATAATGTATGAATGGCTAAAGAGCGAGGGTTCTGAAACAAGTAAAGAAGATAATTTAGCAGACTTAAAGAGGGCAAATTATTTCAATTATGACCAAATGAAAGAAAGAGTTAAAGACGGAAAATTTGGAAATTTCGCTAAGGAACTTGGTAATTTCTATATTCAACAAGGACAATTGTTAGAAGAAGATTCTGAAAAATTTGATAACAATATTATAGATAAATTTTTTAAATAA
- a CDS encoding PTS lactose/cellobiose transporter subunit IIA, with protein MNKLEVREICFNIISKTGKAMDSIDKSLSLAKNDNFEDAKELLEDANKTIIEAHNFQTELLNSEAREEKIEFGPLLIHAQDHLMFSQLYLKITKELVSLYEKNKYRNN; from the coding sequence GTGAATAAATTAGAAGTTAGAGAAATTTGTTTTAATATAATTTCAAAAACAGGAAAGGCTATGGATAGTATTGATAAATCATTATCCTTAGCTAAAAACGATAATTTTGAAGATGCTAAAGAACTGCTTGAAGATGCAAATAAAACAATAATTGAAGCACATAATTTTCAAACAGAATTACTTAACTCAGAAGCTAGGGAAGAAAAAATAGAGTTTGGTCCCTTACTTATCCACGCGCAGGATCATCTAATGTTTAGTCAACTTTACCTAAAAATAACAAAAGAATTAGTATCGCTATACGAAAAAAATAAATATAGAAATAATTAA
- a CDS encoding UDP-N-acetylmuramoyl-tripeptide--D-alanyl-D-alanine ligase, translating into MIEKTLGQIAQMIGGDISDEKFADIKIKGISTDSRTIDPGELYIPLVGEVFDGRIFIKECETKGAKAFFIDDPAKINKTVSIPYIKVEDTKKALQDLATAYRDQLTCKVIAITGSNGKTTTKDLLHKVLSEKYKTQKTCGNLNNEIGVPKTVLSLDTDTEVAIIELGTDNFGDISLTSRMVKPHISMITNIGDSHLHNLKSRSGILKAKLEILEGMDDDGIFIYNIDDPTMEKEVPTYQIKQKVLSFGSSEKATFKINFEKSGPASIRFSHGDDFYQVPLMGEHNVYNAAAVVMISQMLGLDKKSIDNGFAKATSSQNRTELLEFDGFDVLDDSYKSNPQSLLAGLETAYMLEGYKRKIVCLADMLELGENEVDLHRQVGRKIDSKKIDYCLFYGPLAKEMYEASLENFPPNRSLYFEHKDELIEKLKSLVIGASLVFVKGSHGMHMVEIIEAIKYFNI; encoded by the coding sequence ATGATTGAAAAAACTTTAGGCCAAATCGCCCAAATGATTGGCGGAGACATATCTGATGAGAAATTTGCCGATATAAAAATTAAAGGAATTTCAACCGACTCAAGGACAATCGACCCAGGTGAGCTTTATATTCCCCTAGTTGGCGAAGTCTTTGACGGGAGAATTTTTATCAAAGAATGTGAAACTAAGGGCGCCAAGGCATTTTTCATAGATGATCCGGCAAAGATAAATAAAACTGTATCTATCCCTTATATAAAAGTCGAAGATACAAAAAAAGCCCTCCAAGACCTAGCTACAGCCTACAGGGACCAATTAACCTGCAAGGTCATTGCAATCACCGGTTCAAACGGCAAGACAACAACCAAGGACCTTTTGCACAAGGTCTTGTCAGAAAAATATAAGACCCAAAAAACCTGTGGCAACCTCAACAACGAAATTGGAGTTCCAAAAACTGTCCTAAGCCTTGATACCGACACAGAAGTCGCAATAATAGAGCTTGGTACAGATAATTTTGGAGACATTTCCCTAACAAGTCGCATGGTTAAGCCACATATATCCATGATTACCAATATCGGCGATTCCCATCTTCATAACCTTAAATCAAGGTCAGGCATCCTAAAGGCCAAACTTGAAATCCTTGAAGGCATGGACGACGACGGAATTTTTATCTATAATATAGACGATCCGACCATGGAAAAAGAAGTCCCAACTTACCAAATCAAACAAAAAGTTCTTTCCTTTGGAAGTAGCGAAAAAGCGACTTTTAAGATTAATTTTGAAAAGTCAGGCCCAGCTAGTATCCGCTTCTCCCATGGAGATGACTTCTACCAAGTTCCACTCATGGGTGAGCATAATGTCTACAACGCAGCCGCTGTTGTAATGATAAGTCAAATGCTTGGACTTGACAAAAAATCAATTGACAATGGCTTTGCCAAGGCAACATCAAGTCAAAATAGGACTGAACTTTTGGAATTTGATGGCTTTGACGTTTTGGATGATTCCTACAAGTCAAATCCCCAATCCCTCCTCGCAGGCCTTGAAACAGCCTACATGCTCGAAGGCTACAAGAGAAAGATAGTATGTCTGGCAGATATGCTTGAACTTGGTGAAAATGAAGTTGACCTCCACCGCCAAGTAGGCAGGAAAATTGACAGCAAAAAAATAGACTATTGCCTATTTTATGGCCCACTAGCTAAGGAAATGTATGAGGCAAGTTTAGAAAATTTCCCTCCTAACAGGTCCCTTTACTTTGAACACAAGGATGAATTAATTGAAAAATTAAAATCTCTTGTCATCGGCGCTAGCCTCGTCTTTGTCAAAGGCAGCCACGGCATGCACATGGTAGAGATAATCGAAGCTATTAAGTATTTTAATATATGA
- a CDS encoding aggregation-promoting factor C-terminal-like domain-containing protein translates to MKFFTKYALAAALVIPSAFSFGANKADAASAVINKNQANGVNVRSEAKLGDNIIGLIDDENKEYEVKDKKDGWLKIDFEGKDAYVSADLFHLLEETEVVSATNFRKEDNLDSEVIKVLEKGTVAKALELAKNGFVKVEVDGEVGYIYNNLLKTFRLVNEKNAQAQAKQAPAQKAQQAPAQQQAPAQQQAPAQNNNQSYQGSTNWAKEWIAQRESGGSYTAYNPRGGYYGRYQLNPSLVRYGASPAEQEAAADNYVAQRYGSWENAQAFWQRNGWY, encoded by the coding sequence ATGAAATTTTTTACAAAATACGCCCTAGCGGCAGCCCTAGTGATCCCATCGGCTTTTAGCTTTGGAGCTAACAAGGCAGACGCAGCAAGCGCTGTAATTAACAAAAATCAAGCAAATGGAGTAAATGTTAGAAGCGAAGCTAAACTTGGCGATAACATTATCGGCCTAATAGACGATGAAAACAAAGAATACGAAGTTAAAGATAAAAAAGACGGTTGGTTAAAGATTGACTTTGAAGGTAAGGATGCATATGTATCAGCTGATCTTTTCCACCTTCTTGAAGAAACAGAAGTAGTTTCTGCTACAAACTTTAGAAAAGAAGATAACCTTGATAGTGAAGTAATCAAAGTTTTAGAAAAAGGTACAGTTGCTAAAGCTCTTGAATTAGCTAAAAATGGCTTTGTTAAGGTAGAAGTTGACGGTGAGGTTGGTTATATCTACAATAACTTACTAAAGACTTTCAGACTTGTGAACGAAAAAAATGCTCAAGCTCAAGCTAAACAAGCCCCAGCTCAAAAGGCTCAACAAGCGCCAGCTCAACAACAAGCGCCAGCTCAACAACAAGCACCAGCACAAAACAATAACCAATCTTACCAAGGCTCAACAAACTGGGCTAAGGAATGGATAGCTCAAAGGGAATCAGGTGGTTCATACACAGCCTACAACCCAAGAGGCGGATATTACGGTAGATACCAATTAAACCCATCCCTAGTTCGTTACGGCGCTAGCCCAGCAGAACAAGAAGCAGCAGCAGATAACTATGTAGCTCAAAGATACGGCTCATGGGAAAATGCCCAAGCTTTCTGGCAAAGAAACGGTTGGTATTAA
- a CDS encoding peptidylprolyl isomerase, protein MTDKNPIVTFMMENGDKIKAELYPDIAPNTVNNFISLINKGFYDGLIFHRVIKNFMIQGGDPEGTGMGGPGYAIKGEFSQNGFENNLKHERGVLSMARSFMPDSAGSQFFIMHQDSPHLDGQYAGFGKVIEGMDVVDKIAETKTNRQDRPKEDVRIEKASVETFGKDYPEVVKM, encoded by the coding sequence ATGACAGATAAAAATCCAATAGTAACCTTTATGATGGAAAATGGAGATAAGATAAAGGCTGAACTCTATCCAGATATAGCTCCAAATACTGTAAATAACTTTATTTCTTTAATAAACAAGGGCTTTTACGACGGCTTAATCTTTCATAGGGTAATAAAAAACTTTATGATCCAAGGTGGCGATCCAGAAGGCACAGGCATGGGTGGTCCAGGCTATGCTATAAAGGGAGAATTTAGCCAAAATGGTTTTGAAAATAATTTGAAACACGAAAGGGGAGTCCTTTCTATGGCTAGATCTTTCATGCCAGATTCAGCCGGCAGCCAATTTTTTATAATGCACCAAGATAGCCCACACCTAGATGGTCAATACGCTGGTTTCGGCAAGGTAATCGAGGGCATGGATGTGGTTGATAAGATAGCAGAGACTAAAACCAACAGACAAGATAGGCCAAAAGAAGACGTAAGAATAGAAAAAGCAAGCGTCGAAACCTTTGGCAAAGACTATCCAGAAGTAGTGAAAATGTAA
- a CDS encoding PFL family protein, which produces MDKANILETIKMLDEENLDIRTLTMGISLLDCIDPDYKKACDKIYDKLIRESKDFLKVSGEISQIYGVPIVNNRISVTPISLIAAATDLDDYTPFAKTLDRAAKDIGIDFIGGFSALVEKGMTPADEILIKSIPRALADTDLVCASINIGSTKAGINMDAADLCGKTIKELAANTDNAFGCAKLVVFANAVEDNPFMAGAFHGVGEADTVISVGISGPGVVKAAISNKEDLKINEIYEIIKKTAFKITRMGELVCQEVCKKLGKNFGIVDLSLAPTPAIGDSVGRILQEIGIDKVGGHGTIAALAMLNDAVKKGGIMASSRVGGLSGAFIPVSEDEAMIEAAGKGWISFDKLEAMTCVCSVGLDMIAIPGKTTAASISAMIADEAALGVINNKTTAVRIIPVPGKDVGDQVEFGGLLGYAPIIDVGESDSSIMINRGGFIPAPVHSFKN; this is translated from the coding sequence ATGGATAAGGCAAATATTTTAGAAACTATAAAAATGTTAGATGAGGAAAATCTCGATATCAGGACCCTAACCATGGGAATTAGTCTTCTTGACTGTATCGACCCTGATTACAAAAAGGCTTGCGATAAGATTTATGACAAGCTTATTAGGGAGAGCAAGGATTTTCTGAAAGTTTCAGGGGAAATTTCTCAGATTTACGGGGTACCTATTGTAAATAATAGGATATCAGTCACTCCGATTTCTCTAATAGCAGCGGCGACTGATCTTGATGACTACACACCTTTTGCCAAAACTCTTGACAGGGCGGCAAAAGACATCGGAATCGACTTTATAGGCGGTTTTTCAGCCCTTGTTGAAAAGGGAATGACCCCTGCCGATGAGATTTTAATCAAGTCTATTCCTAGGGCCTTGGCGGATACAGACCTGGTTTGTGCTTCGATAAATATTGGTTCAACCAAGGCGGGAATCAATATGGACGCAGCCGACCTTTGTGGGAAAACTATAAAAGAATTGGCAGCTAATACCGACAATGCCTTTGGATGTGCAAAGCTTGTTGTTTTTGCCAATGCTGTTGAGGATAATCCTTTTATGGCTGGCGCCTTCCACGGAGTTGGCGAGGCTGACACAGTAATTAGCGTTGGTATTTCTGGACCAGGCGTAGTTAAGGCTGCTATTTCTAATAAGGAAGATTTAAAAATCAATGAAATTTATGAAATAATCAAGAAAACTGCCTTTAAAATCACAAGGATGGGTGAATTAGTTTGCCAAGAAGTTTGTAAAAAACTCGGCAAAAACTTTGGTATAGTTGACCTTTCTCTTGCACCAACACCAGCTATAGGCGATTCTGTAGGAAGGATTTTGCAAGAAATCGGCATTGATAAGGTAGGTGGCCACGGTACAATTGCTGCCCTTGCTATGCTTAATGACGCAGTAAAAAAGGGCGGAATTATGGCAAGTTCTAGGGTTGGAGGACTTTCTGGCGCCTTCATTCCTGTTAGTGAAGACGAGGCTATGATTGAAGCAGCCGGCAAGGGTTGGATAAGCTTTGATAAGCTAGAAGCCATGACCTGTGTATGTTCGGTTGGCCTTGATATGATTGCCATTCCAGGAAAGACAACTGCAGCCAGCATCTCAGCCATGATTGCCGATGAAGCTGCTCTAGGAGTTATCAATAACAAAACAACAGCAGTGAGGATTATCCCTGTTCCAGGCAAGGACGTCGGTGACCAGGTTGAATTTGGCGGTCTTCTTGGATATGCTCCTATAATAGATGTAGGCGAGTCAGATTCGAGTATTATGATTAATAGGGGAGGATTTATCCCAGCCCCTGTACATTCATTTAAAAACTAG
- a CDS encoding ACT domain-containing protein, with translation MKAILTIIGNDRPGIIYQVAEVLYKYNINILDMSQTIMEDKFVAMMNIDMTKANADFSEITKSFNALSEETKLEIRIQNEEVFDVMHRI, from the coding sequence ATGAAAGCAATACTTACAATTATAGGAAATGATAGACCGGGAATAATTTACCAAGTGGCAGAAGTTTTATATAAGTACAATATCAATATTTTAGACATGAGCCAAACCATTATGGAAGATAAATTTGTGGCTATGATGAATATTGATATGACCAAGGCAAATGCTGATTTTAGCGAAATTACTAAAAGTTTTAACGCCTTGTCTGAGGAAACTAAGCTTGAAATTAGGATTCAAAACGAAGAAGTTTTTGACGTGATGCATAGGATTTAA
- a CDS encoding ABC transporter permease has protein sequence MSKKKNAENSKKLLSSLTLIIILGAWYVSTDLLELVSPKMLPSPTTVINTFAYKIKGGTVPDGSSLATHIMSSLKIALGGFCAGSIIGVPMGIGMAWNDKLNKFVKPLFDLLRPIPALAWIPLMILWLGIGYSSKVGIVFFASVIAATLNSYAGIMRTKDVHIWVAQTFGASRKQLLFKVAIPTAMPMIFTGLRLALGSSWVALVAAELVAATSGLGYMIQMGRMVGRTDIIFVGMITIGLIGLLLSKGLETLQKKYVKGDI, from the coding sequence GTGAGTAAAAAAAAGAATGCTGAGAATAGCAAAAAGCTGCTATCATCATTGACATTAATAATTATATTGGGGGCTTGGTATGTATCTACTGATTTGCTTGAATTGGTTTCCCCTAAGATGTTGCCAAGCCCAACCACTGTCATTAATACATTCGCATATAAGATTAAAGGAGGAACTGTTCCTGATGGTTCTTCACTAGCAACACATATAATGTCAAGTTTGAAAATTGCTTTAGGCGGTTTTTGCGCTGGTTCAATAATTGGTGTTCCAATGGGAATAGGAATGGCGTGGAACGATAAGTTAAATAAATTTGTAAAACCACTGTTTGACCTATTAAGACCAATACCAGCTTTAGCTTGGATACCACTAATGATTTTATGGTTAGGAATAGGCTATTCTTCAAAAGTGGGAATTGTATTTTTTGCATCAGTAATAGCTGCAACACTTAATTCATATGCCGGGATAATGAGAACTAAAGATGTTCATATATGGGTAGCTCAAACCTTTGGAGCAAGCCGAAAACAATTATTATTCAAAGTCGCAATTCCAACAGCTATGCCAATGATTTTTACGGGATTAAGACTAGCACTTGGATCATCTTGGGTTGCTCTTGTTGCTGCTGAATTAGTAGCAGCAACAAGTGGTTTGGGATATATGATACAAATGGGAAGAATGGTCGGTAGAACTGATATTATATTTGTAGGAATGATTACTATAGGTTTGATAGGATTACTGTTATCAAAAGGCTTAGAAACATTACAAAAAAAATACGTTAAGGGAGATATATAG
- a CDS encoding ABC transporter ATP-binding protein yields the protein MEQQKLGKKVLSIKNLSKTYVSKGGRTRNHVLDNISFDVYENEFLVIFGPGQNGKTTLLKCLAGLEEKSEGEIRFKDTEVVGPNPALGFVYQSIALFPWLTVKDNVEFGPKVRGVKAEEIPITSQKYIDLVGLSGFENRYPSQLSGGMKQRVGIARAYANNPEILFMDEPFSALDAQTRYLMSDELQKIWQKEKRTVVFVTNNIEEAIFLADRIILLSNSPAKIKKEYKINLPHPRDYVDEEFLRLREEITHNMDKVL from the coding sequence ATGGAACAACAAAAACTAGGTAAAAAAGTATTATCAATAAAAAATCTATCTAAAACTTATGTAAGTAAGGGCGGTAGAACCAGAAATCACGTACTTGATAATATCTCATTTGATGTTTATGAAAATGAATTTTTGGTGATTTTTGGTCCGGGACAAAATGGAAAAACGACATTATTGAAATGCTTAGCAGGACTTGAAGAAAAAAGTGAAGGAGAAATAAGGTTTAAAGATACCGAAGTGGTAGGACCAAACCCTGCCTTAGGTTTTGTGTATCAGTCTATAGCTTTATTTCCTTGGTTAACTGTTAAAGATAATGTTGAATTTGGCCCAAAGGTTCGAGGCGTAAAAGCGGAAGAAATACCTATTACATCACAGAAGTATATAGACTTAGTTGGATTAAGTGGATTTGAAAATAGATATCCTTCTCAGCTTTCTGGTGGTATGAAACAAAGAGTGGGTATAGCTAGAGCCTATGCCAATAATCCTGAGATTTTATTCATGGATGAACCTTTTAGTGCTCTTGATGCACAAACAAGGTATTTAATGAGTGATGAACTACAAAAAATTTGGCAGAAAGAAAAAAGAACAGTAGTTTTTGTTACTAATAATATAGAAGAGGCAATTTTCTTGGCTGATAGGATAATATTACTTTCTAATTCTCCAGCTAAAATAAAAAAGGAATATAAGATAAATTTACCACATCCTAGGGATTATGTTGATGAAGAATTTCTTAGGTTAAGGGAAGAAATTACTCACAACATGGATAAAGTATTGTAG
- a CDS encoding D-alanine--D-alanine ligase family protein: MKTVYILCGGPSSEHDIALRSALNIVKNLNKEKYDKKIVYIDKEGKFSETFTTYDPVDEFSLVKKIEKSKQASIADFLLEVSKEDLENTIILPVVHGTYGEDGTIQGFLDAVGLAYIGNGLLSSAICMDKVTSNDIFEKSKLKQAKYKYCYKEDFNDEFIDECIAYVGLPLIVKPSANGSSVGVSRVETKEDFKKAGLEALKYDRKLLVEELIVGQEIELAVLGDSDNIDVSDPAAYITDHVFLDWDAKYFSKSTREELPYKMDEDDKKKAKEFARACYKAAGCEGFARVDIFYGKDKEFYINEINTFPGFTPSSFFARMAMDLYKVDFSNILDMLIEDGFRRSNND, from the coding sequence ATGAAAACTGTATACATCTTATGCGGAGGACCATCGAGCGAGCATGATATTGCCCTAAGAAGCGCCCTTAACATAGTTAAAAACCTAAATAAAGAAAAGTACGACAAAAAAATCGTATATATAGATAAGGAAGGAAAATTTTCAGAAACTTTCACAACCTATGATCCAGTTGACGAATTTTCCCTAGTTAAAAAAATCGAAAAATCAAAACAAGCATCGATTGCAGACTTCCTTTTAGAAGTCTCTAAAGAGGACCTAGAGAATACAATCATCTTGCCAGTAGTTCATGGTACCTATGGCGAAGACGGCACTATCCAGGGCTTTTTAGACGCAGTAGGACTTGCTTATATAGGAAACGGCCTCCTTTCCTCTGCTATTTGCATGGATAAGGTCACATCTAACGATATTTTCGAAAAATCAAAGCTAAAACAAGCCAAGTACAAGTATTGTTATAAGGAAGACTTTAACGACGAATTTATTGATGAATGTATAGCCTATGTCGGCCTTCCTCTAATTGTAAAACCATCTGCCAATGGGTCTTCTGTTGGAGTTTCAAGGGTTGAGACTAAGGAAGATTTCAAAAAAGCAGGCCTTGAAGCCCTTAAATATGACAGAAAACTTTTGGTAGAAGAATTAATCGTAGGCCAAGAAATAGAACTAGCTGTCCTTGGAGATTCTGATAATATAGATGTCTCTGACCCTGCAGCCTACATCACCGACCACGTATTTTTGGACTGGGATGCCAAATATTTCTCAAAATCAACCAGAGAAGAGCTTCCTTATAAGATGGACGAAGATGACAAGAAAAAAGCCAAAGAATTTGCCAGGGCTTGCTACAAGGCAGCAGGATGCGAAGGTTTTGCCAGAGTTGATATCTTCTATGGCAAGGATAAAGAGTTTTACATCAATGAAATCAACACCTTCCCAGGCTTTACCCCTTCATCATTTTTTGCAAGGATGGCCATGGACCTATATAAGGTAGACTTTTCTAACATCCTTGATATGTTAATAGAAGATGGTTTTAGGAGATCTAACAATGATTGA
- a CDS encoding ABC transporter ATP-binding protein yields the protein MSDNVLITVENLTKSFGDLLVLNDISFKVFDGEFLCIVGPTGCGKTTFLNTLVNLYPATKGEILLKGKPVDLRKNSIAYIFQDNSTMPWLTVEENVRFGLDIKGINKNEATERVNRYLKMVGLEEYKNYYPRQLSASMIQRVSIARAFVTEPEILLMDEPYGQLDIELRMTLEDELLKIQKETGTTVIFITHNIEEAVYLGDRIMILTNKPTSVREVVDVHIPHPRNIADKKFVEYRNKVTELIKWW from the coding sequence ATGAGTGATAATGTATTGATAACAGTAGAAAATTTAACAAAGAGCTTTGGAGATTTACTTGTTTTAAATGATATATCTTTTAAAGTTTTCGATGGCGAATTCTTATGTATAGTTGGACCAACGGGTTGTGGGAAAACAACTTTTCTTAATACTTTGGTAAATCTTTATCCAGCCACTAAAGGCGAGATTCTTTTAAAAGGTAAGCCTGTAGATTTAAGAAAAAATAGTATAGCATATATTTTTCAGGATAATTCAACTATGCCATGGTTAACTGTTGAGGAAAATGTTAGATTTGGTTTGGATATTAAAGGTATAAATAAGAACGAAGCTACAGAAAGAGTAAATAGATACCTAAAAATGGTAGGTTTAGAAGAATATAAGAATTATTATCCTCGTCAATTATCTGCGAGTATGATTCAAAGAGTAAGTATAGCTAGGGCCTTTGTAACTGAACCAGAAATTTTGTTGATGGATGAACCGTATGGTCAACTTGATATTGAATTAAGGATGACTCTAGAAGATGAATTATTAAAAATACAAAAGGAAACCGGAACAACAGTTATATTTATTACACATAATATAGAAGAAGCTGTTTATTTAGGTGATAGGATTATGATTTTAACGAATAAACCGACTAGTGTAAGAGAAGTTGTAGATGTTCACATACCACACCCTAGAAATATAGCGGATAAAAAGTTTGTAGAGTATAGAAATAAAGTTACAGAATTAATAAAATGGTGGTAG